One genomic window of Providencia hangzhouensis includes the following:
- a CDS encoding RNA ligase RtcB family protein translates to MGNTLHTVDQQVSYIATESTWIESKAIQQLQTTANLPNMVSVVGMPDLHPGRGYPIGAAFFSTKRFYPALVGNDIGCGMALFQTDIKKSKVNLDKLEKQLSEMSDHAPLSWLEEHVPNNMQSHDFMSSLSSIGGGNHFAEFQAIDEILNPEWFKESGLNKQQLLLLVHSGSRGLGQSILRQHVEKYSHDGLIDNTQDAKDYLEAHQNALDFAQLNRQMIGLRMLQQVKSKGKLVLDLNHNLVEYCKINDIEGWIHRKGATPSDRGLVVIPGSRGDYSYLVSPQPSEVCLNSLAHGAGRKWMRTECKGRLSHKYTPTQLSRTVLGSRVICANKQLIYEEAPQSYKSIDTVIESMVNIGIIQVVARLKPVITYKTSGDC, encoded by the coding sequence ATGGGCAATACCTTACATACTGTGGATCAGCAAGTCAGCTATATCGCCACAGAATCAACATGGATTGAAAGTAAAGCAATCCAACAGTTACAAACAACCGCAAACTTACCTAATATGGTCTCTGTTGTTGGCATGCCTGACCTACATCCAGGCCGTGGATACCCAATTGGTGCGGCATTTTTCTCAACCAAGCGCTTTTATCCTGCGCTAGTTGGTAATGACATCGGTTGTGGAATGGCGCTGTTCCAAACTGATATTAAAAAATCGAAAGTTAACCTCGATAAACTCGAAAAACAACTTTCTGAAATGTCAGATCATGCGCCTTTGTCATGGCTTGAAGAGCATGTTCCAAATAACATGCAATCACATGACTTTATGTCATCATTAAGTTCTATTGGTGGCGGAAATCATTTTGCAGAATTTCAAGCTATCGATGAAATATTAAACCCTGAATGGTTCAAGGAAAGTGGTTTAAACAAACAACAATTGCTGTTGTTAGTTCACAGTGGTTCTCGAGGTTTAGGCCAATCAATCCTTCGCCAACATGTAGAAAAATATAGTCATGATGGGCTTATAGACAATACTCAAGATGCAAAAGATTATCTGGAAGCTCATCAGAATGCATTGGATTTTGCCCAACTAAATCGACAAATGATCGGTTTACGTATGCTGCAACAAGTAAAATCAAAGGGTAAACTCGTACTCGACCTTAATCATAACCTAGTTGAATACTGTAAAATCAATGATATTGAAGGGTGGATACATAGAAAAGGAGCGACACCATCAGATCGCGGGCTAGTCGTTATCCCTGGTTCTCGAGGTGATTACAGTTATCTCGTTTCTCCACAACCAAGTGAAGTTTGTCTGAATTCTCTTGCTCATGGAGCTGGACGGAAATGGATGCGAACTGAGTGTAAAGGACGTTTATCACATAAATATACACCGACTCAATTATCAAGGACGGTATTAGGTAGTCGTGTTATCTGCGCAAACAAACAATTGATTTACGAAGAGGCCCCTCAATCTTATAAATCTATTGATACTGTAATTGAAAGCATGGTGAATATTGGCATCATCCAAGTTGTTGCGCGTCTTAAACCTGTTATAACCTATAAAACCAGTGGAGATTGCTAA
- the rarD gene encoding EamA family transporter RarD, which produces MSQQNTTKGVLCALGAYFIWGVAPIYFKSIQEVPAEEILTHRIIWSFFFMILLLTVSRHWSYVRQVLKQPKKILVLGVTATTIACNWLIYIWAVNNGYMLQASLGYFINPLVNVLFGMLFLQERFRRMQWIAVGLALTGVLIQLWQFGSVPVIGLSLAVTFATYGLLRKKLGVDAQTGMTFETLWLLPVGIIFLLFFADSPTSDMAMNDWHLNALLIAAGVITTVPLLLFTEAANHLRLSTLGFFQYMGPSIMFLLAVFVYGEVMTPELLVTFGFIWVALILFTLDALYTQQKLRKK; this is translated from the coding sequence ATGAGCCAGCAAAATACTACCAAAGGCGTGTTATGTGCCTTAGGCGCCTATTTTATTTGGGGTGTCGCACCTATTTATTTTAAAAGCATCCAAGAAGTGCCCGCAGAAGAAATCCTGACTCATCGTATTATTTGGTCATTTTTCTTTATGATTTTATTATTAACAGTTTCACGGCATTGGAGTTATGTTCGCCAAGTACTAAAGCAACCAAAGAAAATATTAGTTCTTGGTGTAACGGCAACGACAATTGCTTGTAACTGGTTAATTTATATTTGGGCAGTTAATAATGGTTATATGCTACAAGCTAGCTTAGGTTACTTTATTAACCCACTAGTTAACGTACTGTTTGGAATGCTATTCTTACAAGAACGTTTTCGCCGCATGCAGTGGATTGCTGTTGGTCTTGCACTAACGGGTGTATTGATCCAGCTTTGGCAATTTGGCTCAGTGCCTGTGATTGGGCTAAGTTTAGCTGTTACATTTGCCACCTATGGATTATTACGTAAAAAATTAGGGGTCGACGCACAAACAGGAATGACATTCGAAACACTTTGGCTGCTTCCTGTCGGGATTATCTTCTTATTATTTTTTGCAGATAGTCCAACGAGTGATATGGCAATGAATGATTGGCATTTGAATGCACTTCTGATTGCTGCCGGGGTAATTACTACAGTGCCACTGTTACTATTTACAGAAGCAGCTAACCATTTAAGGCTTTCAACGCTAGGCTTTTTCCAATATATGGGGCCAAGTATTATGTTCTTACTCGCCGTCTTTGTGTACGGTGAAGTTATGACACCTGAATTGTTAGTCACTTTTGGGTTTATCTGGGTTGCATTAATTTTATTTACATTAGATGCATTATATACCCAGCAGAAACTGAGAAAAAAATAA
- a CDS encoding thioesterase family protein, whose product MNDRTYTLEEASDLMSHAFIYKMPFNQLLGIKLMSLNDDFVQLTVENRQQLIGNFTQNILHGGVIASVLDVAGGMVCINRILQRINPLTHTEIVDKMSRMGTIDLRVDYLRPGRGQIFTASASLLRDGNKIAVTRCELHNENNQHIATATATYLVG is encoded by the coding sequence ATGAATGACCGTACTTATACTTTAGAAGAAGCCAGTGACTTAATGAGCCATGCATTTATTTATAAAATGCCATTTAACCAGCTACTTGGTATTAAATTAATGAGTTTAAATGATGATTTTGTTCAGCTTACTGTTGAAAATCGTCAACAATTAATTGGTAATTTTACTCAGAACATTTTACATGGCGGTGTGATCGCTTCGGTTTTAGATGTTGCAGGGGGGATGGTATGCATCAATCGTATTTTGCAGCGTATTAATCCATTAACCCACACCGAGATTGTCGATAAAATGTCCCGAATGGGGACAATCGACTTACGAGTTGATTATTTACGCCCCGGTCGAGGGCAAATTTTTACTGCTAGTGCTAGCTTATTAAGAGACGGCAATAAAATAGCCGTGACCCGCTGCGAGCTTCATAATGAAAACAACCAGCATATTGCAACAGCAACGGCAACTTATCTGGTTGGATAG
- a CDS encoding APC family permease yields MQQNTVQMKRVLTTPALVFFGLAYMVPLGIFTTYGQVTVLSEGHLPIAYLITLAAVFFTAMSYCRMTSALPLSGSAYSYVQKTFGGTLGFLVGWAQLLDYLFLPIINYIAIGIFVHEAFPDIPMYVIICSTITIVSIMNILGIKLVSSMNMLIILMQFVFIAVFLYLSFKTSFVLDTDALLAPITVMSEQVSGLFAGAAVLCLAFLGFDAISTMAEETKDARSALPKAILYTVFIAGTLFVIISYGAHLVYPMWQDFIPNTDIASLAVMKQVGGAMMASSFITAYVIGVFASAMTSQASIVRIFYAMGREGVLPRSLFAYLHPRLNTPIYSIIFVALASLLSLVLSLSMVASMISFGALIAFTFVNLSVIKHFYIDRKAPLDNTKIITCLIMPSIGVILTLWLWTSLDSEAFKVGLWWLAAGAIYLALLTHGFTRRPPAISDDETEMIIN; encoded by the coding sequence ATGCAACAGAATACCGTTCAAATGAAACGCGTACTGACCACTCCTGCGTTAGTTTTTTTCGGGCTGGCTTATATGGTGCCACTCGGAATTTTCACCACCTATGGACAAGTAACTGTATTGAGTGAGGGCCATCTGCCTATCGCTTATTTAATTACATTAGCTGCCGTCTTTTTTACCGCCATGAGCTATTGCCGCATGACAAGCGCACTTCCTCTTTCAGGATCTGCTTATTCATACGTGCAAAAAACCTTTGGCGGCACACTCGGGTTTTTAGTGGGTTGGGCACAATTGCTCGACTATCTCTTTCTGCCAATTATTAACTACATTGCAATTGGGATCTTTGTTCATGAAGCGTTCCCCGATATCCCAATGTATGTGATTATTTGCAGTACCATCACAATTGTTAGCATTATGAATATTTTGGGAATTAAATTAGTTTCCTCAATGAATATGCTAATCATTTTAATGCAATTTGTATTTATCGCAGTGTTCCTATACTTGAGTTTTAAAACTTCATTTGTATTGGATACTGATGCTTTATTGGCACCTATTACGGTAATGTCAGAACAAGTATCAGGATTATTTGCTGGTGCAGCGGTACTCTGCTTAGCCTTCCTTGGCTTTGATGCGATCTCCACCATGGCAGAAGAAACCAAAGATGCACGTAGTGCGTTACCAAAAGCGATTCTATACACCGTGTTTATCGCAGGTACGCTATTTGTCATCATTTCCTATGGTGCGCACTTGGTTTACCCGATGTGGCAAGATTTCATTCCTAACACAGATATTGCTAGCCTTGCGGTAATGAAACAAGTTGGTGGTGCGATGATGGCTTCTAGCTTTATCACCGCTTATGTTATCGGTGTATTTGCCTCAGCAATGACCTCACAAGCCAGTATTGTACGTATTTTCTATGCGATGGGCCGTGAAGGCGTGTTACCACGTTCGCTGTTTGCTTATCTGCATCCAAGACTCAATACACCGATTTACTCAATTATCTTTGTTGCGTTAGCATCACTACTTTCATTAGTGCTTTCACTCAGCATGGTCGCCTCAATGATTAGTTTTGGTGCCTTAATTGCATTCACTTTTGTGAATTTATCGGTCATTAAACATTTTTACATTGACCGTAAAGCACCGCTGGATAATACAAAAATTATCACTTGCCTGATTATGCCTTCTATTGGTGTTATCCTAACATTATGGTTATGGACAAGCCTTGATAGCGAAGCCTTTAAAGTGGGTTTATGGTGGCTAGCCGCAGGAGCAATTTACTTAGCACTGCTGACCCATGGTTTTACTCGTCGTCCACCTGCAATCTCTGACGATGAAACTGAAATGATTATTAACTAA
- the recQ gene encoding ATP-dependent DNA helicase RecQ gives MSTACVINQLSLAEHVLNSTFGYQSFRPGQDAVIGAILDNRDCLVLMPTGGGKSLCYQVPALVKEGVTLVVSPLISLMKDQVDQLRLHGVNAACLNSSQTSQEQRQIMELCSQGEIKLLYVAPERLLTDYFLSQLAGWNITLLAVDEAHCISQWGHDFRPEYRALGQLRQSLPNVPVMALTATADETTRADIIRLLELHEPLVHVSSFDRPNIRYTLVEKYKPLDQLWFFIKGQKGKAGIVYCNSRSKVEETTERLQKRGLSVAAYHAGLDAAQREWVQDAFLKDNLQVVVATVAFGMGINKSNVRFVAHFDIPRNIEAYYQETGRAGRDGVEAEAILFYDPADMAWLRRCLEEKPAGMQQDIERHKLNAIAAFAEAQTCRRLVLLNYFGENRQQPCGNCDICLDPPKQYDGLVDAQKALSCIYRVGQRFGIGYIVEVLRGANNQRIRDLGHDKLPVYGIGKEQSNEHWVSVIRQLIHLGMITQNITHFSALQLTEAARPVLRGEAVLKLAVPRVLVVKSRNQQNKIYHGNYDKKLFAKLRKLRKSIADEENIPPFVVFNDATLIEMAEHTPTSPAELLLINGVGERKLERFGVAFMALIQDHLEGYE, from the coding sequence GTGTCCACTGCTTGCGTCATTAACCAACTTTCATTGGCTGAACATGTGCTCAATAGTACATTCGGCTATCAGTCATTTCGCCCTGGGCAAGATGCTGTCATTGGGGCTATTTTGGATAACCGTGATTGCTTAGTGTTAATGCCAACAGGGGGTGGTAAATCCCTTTGCTACCAAGTTCCTGCTTTAGTTAAAGAAGGTGTCACACTGGTCGTTTCGCCATTAATATCATTAATGAAAGACCAAGTTGACCAATTAAGGTTACATGGGGTTAATGCTGCGTGTTTAAATTCATCACAAACGTCACAAGAACAACGTCAAATCATGGAATTGTGCAGTCAGGGGGAAATAAAATTACTGTATGTTGCTCCTGAACGGTTGTTAACTGATTATTTCTTAAGCCAATTAGCAGGATGGAACATCACCTTGCTAGCAGTGGATGAAGCCCACTGTATTTCCCAATGGGGACATGATTTTCGCCCTGAATACCGCGCACTAGGCCAATTACGGCAATCATTACCTAATGTACCCGTGATGGCGTTAACCGCAACTGCGGATGAAACCACACGTGCAGACATTATTCGTTTATTAGAGCTACATGAGCCATTAGTCCATGTGAGTAGCTTTGATAGGCCAAATATTCGTTATACCTTAGTCGAAAAATATAAGCCTTTAGATCAACTTTGGTTTTTTATTAAAGGGCAAAAAGGAAAAGCGGGTATTGTTTATTGTAATAGTCGCAGTAAGGTTGAAGAAACGACAGAGCGCTTGCAAAAGCGAGGCTTAAGTGTTGCGGCATACCATGCAGGGTTAGACGCTGCCCAACGGGAGTGGGTACAAGATGCATTTCTAAAAGATAACCTACAAGTTGTCGTGGCGACAGTGGCTTTTGGGATGGGAATTAACAAATCAAACGTTCGGTTTGTCGCTCATTTTGATATTCCGCGTAATATCGAAGCATATTATCAAGAAACAGGGCGGGCAGGTCGTGACGGTGTTGAAGCCGAAGCCATTTTATTTTATGACCCTGCAGATATGGCATGGTTACGTCGCTGTCTTGAAGAAAAGCCTGCGGGTATGCAGCAAGATATAGAACGGCATAAGCTGAATGCCATCGCGGCTTTTGCTGAAGCACAAACTTGCCGCCGTTTGGTGCTACTCAATTATTTTGGTGAAAATCGCCAGCAGCCTTGTGGCAATTGTGATATTTGCTTAGACCCACCAAAACAGTACGATGGGTTAGTGGATGCGCAAAAAGCGCTGTCCTGTATTTATCGTGTTGGTCAGCGCTTTGGTATCGGCTATATTGTTGAGGTTCTGCGTGGCGCTAATAATCAGCGTATTCGTGACTTAGGCCATGATAAACTGCCCGTCTATGGCATTGGTAAAGAACAAAGTAATGAACATTGGGTCAGTGTGATTCGCCAACTGATCCATTTAGGTATGATCACACAGAATATTACGCATTTTTCAGCGCTTCAATTAACGGAGGCAGCACGGCCAGTATTACGTGGTGAAGCTGTACTAAAACTCGCAGTTCCTCGTGTTTTAGTGGTAAAAAGCCGTAATCAACAAAACAAAATTTATCATGGCAATTATGATAAAAAGCTCTTTGCTAAACTGCGTAAATTGCGTAAATCCATTGCAGATGAAGAAAATATTCCGCCATTTGTGGTGTTTAATGATGCAACATTAATAGAAATGGCTGAGCACACCCCGACTTCACCTGCCGAATTACTGTTAATCAATGGTGTTGGCGAACGCAAGCTCGAACGTTTTGGAGTAGCATTTATGGCGCTTATCCAAGACCATCTTGAAGGTTATGAATGA
- a CDS encoding Hok/Gef family protein, with amino-acid sequence MSKFAVIAFVSACITVFSISVLMRDRLCLIVISHGNTVVQTTFSYEE; translated from the coding sequence ATGAGCAAGTTCGCAGTGATTGCGTTTGTTTCAGCGTGTATTACCGTGTTTAGTATTTCAGTACTAATGCGAGACAGACTTTGTCTAATTGTCATTAGTCATGGAAATACAGTTGTTCAAACAACGTTTTCTTACGAAGAGTAA
- the pldB gene encoding lysophospholipase L2: MTPENLKESWLNRETQFSAFTNGPLLDFWQHREESQFVGVDDIPIHYVRFIHPKHHKAIVISPGRSESYVKYPEVAYDFYHLGYDVFIIDHRGQGRSGRMLADPQKGHVEKFTDYIDDFEKFIELEVKYRHYPKCYALAHSMGSAILAGYLLRDNVTFDAATLCAPMIGINLPMPRWMASFIVDRAESRESVRNDYAASTGKWQPLPYLINVLTHSPERYRRYLRYYADYPELRLGGPTYHWLRESFVIGDELIAKAGEIDVPLMVLEASEEKVVSNKELQAFCQSRQKAQIGREEKLPLIIEGAHHEILFEVDALRAMALNAICDFFDQY; encoded by the coding sequence ATGACGCCTGAAAACCTAAAAGAGAGTTGGCTGAATCGAGAAACTCAATTTTCTGCTTTTACAAATGGCCCGCTTTTAGATTTCTGGCAACACCGTGAAGAATCTCAATTCGTGGGGGTTGATGATATCCCCATTCACTATGTCCGTTTTATTCATCCAAAGCATCATAAAGCGATTGTCATTTCACCGGGGCGCAGTGAAAGTTATGTGAAGTACCCTGAAGTGGCTTATGATTTTTATCATTTAGGCTATGATGTGTTTATTATTGATCACCGTGGGCAAGGGCGATCAGGGCGCATGTTAGCCGATCCTCAAAAAGGCCATGTTGAAAAATTCACTGATTACATTGACGATTTTGAAAAGTTCATTGAGCTTGAGGTTAAATATCGGCATTATCCAAAATGTTATGCATTAGCTCACTCAATGGGGAGTGCTATCTTAGCCGGGTATTTGTTGCGAGATAACGTCACTTTTGATGCTGCAACCTTATGTGCGCCGATGATTGGTATTAATTTACCAATGCCTCGTTGGATGGCGAGCTTTATTGTTGATAGAGCCGAATCTCGCGAAAGTGTCCGCAATGATTATGCGGCTTCTACTGGGAAATGGCAGCCATTACCTTATTTAATCAATGTATTAACACACAGCCCAGAGCGTTATCGGCGCTACTTACGTTATTATGCCGATTATCCTGAATTGCGCTTAGGTGGGCCGACTTACCATTGGTTACGTGAAAGTTTTGTGATTGGCGATGAGCTAATTGCGAAAGCGGGAGAAATTGATGTACCACTGATGGTGTTGGAAGCCAGCGAAGAAAAAGTGGTCAGCAATAAAGAGCTACAAGCTTTTTGTCAAAGCCGACAAAAAGCGCAAATAGGACGAGAAGAAAAATTACCTCTCATCATTGAAGGGGCACACCATGAAATCCTATTTGAAGTGGATGCATTAAGAGCGATGGCGCTTAATGCTATCTGTGATTTTTTTGATCAGTATTAG
- the prfH gene encoding peptide chain release factor H, whose product MILLQFSSAQGPEECCIAVEKALICFFQEAKKLSVIADTLEFFPSRYGLKSALISLEGENAEILSQKWTGTIQWQCQSQIRPRHKRKNWFLSVTRFSPIKPIEESEIEFEFTKAQGVGGQHVNKTSSAVRAKHVATGITVKVQSERSQHANKKLAKQLIQWKLNEHQSQQLNELDKQRHHSHYQIERGNAVMTFSGNEFKRLK is encoded by the coding sequence ATGATATTATTACAGTTTTCCTCTGCGCAGGGGCCTGAAGAATGTTGCATAGCGGTGGAAAAAGCACTTATTTGTTTTTTCCAAGAGGCTAAAAAACTTTCAGTCATTGCCGATACACTTGAGTTTTTCCCATCACGCTATGGACTAAAATCTGCCTTAATTTCATTGGAAGGCGAGAATGCAGAAATACTATCCCAAAAATGGACTGGCACTATTCAATGGCAGTGCCAAAGCCAAATTAGGCCACGACATAAACGTAAAAATTGGTTTTTGAGTGTCACCCGTTTCTCTCCCATTAAACCAATTGAAGAGAGTGAAATTGAGTTTGAATTTACTAAAGCACAGGGGGTTGGAGGGCAGCATGTGAACAAAACCTCGTCTGCGGTTAGAGCAAAACATGTCGCTACGGGTATCACTGTCAAAGTGCAATCTGAACGCAGCCAGCACGCTAACAAAAAGCTTGCGAAACAGTTAATTCAATGGAAATTGAATGAACATCAATCGCAGCAACTTAATGAACTGGATAAACAACGTCATCATTCCCATTATCAAATTGAAAGAGGAAATGCGGTAATGACTTTTTCAGGAAATGAATTTAAACGTTTAAAATAA
- the pldA gene encoding phospholipase A — MRALPILLSAVLCFWSASLFATENTGVQPVEDVKNTLPIRGSIISGLLQHHDNPFVLYPYESNYILYTYTSSMNKEAISSYNWGDDALKDEVKFQLSLAFPLWAGIAGDDSILAVSYTQRSWWQLSNKKESSPFRETNYEPQVFVGWLTDYQFAGWTLREIETGFNHESNGRSEPTSRSWNRVYARAMAQNGNWQVDLKPWYRIHESEGRDDNSDITKYMGYYRLKVGYALGDSVFTTTGRYNWNTGYGGAELGWSYPISKHVRFYTQLFSGYGESMIDYNYRQTRFGIGVMLNDML; from the coding sequence ATGCGCGCTTTACCGATTTTGTTAAGTGCAGTGCTCTGCTTTTGGTCTGCTTCATTGTTTGCGACTGAAAATACAGGTGTTCAGCCTGTAGAAGATGTCAAAAATACCTTGCCAATACGTGGAAGCATCATTTCAGGATTACTGCAACACCATGATAACCCATTTGTGCTGTATCCGTATGAATCGAATTACATCCTTTATACCTATACATCCTCGATGAATAAAGAAGCCATTTCTAGCTACAATTGGGGTGATGATGCGTTAAAGGACGAAGTTAAATTTCAATTAAGTTTAGCGTTTCCATTATGGGCGGGTATTGCGGGTGATGACTCAATTTTAGCTGTTTCTTATACTCAGCGTTCTTGGTGGCAACTAAGTAATAAAAAAGAGTCTTCACCATTTAGAGAAACTAACTATGAGCCTCAAGTGTTTGTTGGCTGGTTAACCGACTACCAATTTGCGGGTTGGACGTTGCGTGAGATTGAAACAGGTTTTAACCACGAGTCAAATGGTCGTTCAGAGCCTACGTCTCGCAGCTGGAACCGAGTATATGCAAGGGCAATGGCGCAAAATGGTAACTGGCAAGTTGATCTCAAACCTTGGTACCGGATTCATGAAAGTGAAGGGCGTGATGATAATTCTGATATTACCAAATATATGGGTTACTATCGCTTAAAAGTAGGGTATGCGTTGGGAGACAGCGTGTTTACTACGACTGGGCGCTATAACTGGAATACAGGGTATGGTGGTGCAGAATTGGGGTGGAGCTATCCAATTAGTAAACATGTGCGTTTTTATACCCAGTTGTTTAGCGGATATGGTGAGTCGATGATAGACTACAATTATCGACAAACACGTTTTGGTATCGGTGTTATGCTAAACGATATGCTGTAA
- a CDS encoding amidohydrolase, with the protein MNNQLADVIYFNGYIYTADDKNRVVDAVAVRDGYILATGTSDELHQYVGPETESIDLEGKMMMPGIIDGHMHPFWGGIQLFGCHLNYESLTIEQILERVQDHLDKDPRTGENDWLKVTAWLRQGMIPAGVDMYREDMDKLNTKRPVVLFSNDCHTLLANSRALELFGITKDTPEPPDGKIGKYENGELNGILEDAPAMRAADSIPSIRDDQAIEVAELVQKVLNQQGVTMVMDARVSEQQLEAFSQLQQRGDLTIRFQAAREITPDETPDVASVAAAVDKAVAFAKKWHQADWTPTPGIGLNNIKMFVDGVMQFPTMTASLLQPYRINQGTDDTPNWVETDNYGDLYFTAEILDELMEKIAAAGYDPHLHTVGEGAVSIVLDAIEKMRAAHPEKDIRPGLAHNELVHADDYARFARLKTIACLSFQWAAPTPELAAFEKKMLGDERFEQLEPIAKFVDAGAVVAFGSDWPIDDFDEWYDLKVAATRRGRDINGQKAPRLDNDRDLTVIEVLRSATIDSAYAQHREDVLGSLEAGKFADMIVLDRNVFEIPADDIENVKVLRTIIGGKTVHIA; encoded by the coding sequence ATGAATAATCAATTAGCTGACGTTATTTATTTTAACGGTTATATATATACTGCGGATGATAAAAATCGCGTTGTCGATGCGGTTGCTGTTCGTGATGGTTACATTCTTGCCACAGGCACTTCTGATGAACTTCATCAGTATGTTGGCCCTGAAACAGAGAGTATCGATCTCGAAGGCAAAATGATGATGCCTGGTATCATTGATGGTCATATGCACCCTTTTTGGGGCGGTATTCAACTCTTCGGTTGTCATTTAAATTATGAATCGTTAACTATCGAGCAAATTTTAGAGCGTGTACAAGATCACCTCGATAAAGACCCTCGTACCGGGGAAAATGATTGGCTCAAAGTCACTGCATGGCTACGTCAAGGAATGATCCCGGCGGGTGTTGATATGTATCGTGAAGATATGGACAAGCTCAATACAAAACGCCCTGTCGTATTATTTTCAAATGACTGCCATACATTGCTAGCCAATAGCCGTGCTCTCGAACTATTTGGTATCACTAAAGACACGCCTGAGCCACCTGATGGTAAAATTGGCAAATACGAGAACGGTGAGTTGAATGGCATCCTTGAAGATGCACCCGCTATGCGTGCTGCCGATAGCATTCCTTCAATTCGTGACGACCAAGCAATTGAAGTTGCTGAATTAGTACAGAAAGTACTTAACCAGCAAGGTGTGACTATGGTGATGGACGCCCGCGTTTCAGAACAACAGCTTGAAGCCTTTTCTCAATTACAGCAACGTGGTGACCTTACGATCCGTTTCCAAGCTGCTCGTGAAATCACCCCCGATGAAACACCAGATGTTGCTTCAGTAGCGGCAGCCGTGGATAAAGCCGTTGCATTTGCCAAAAAATGGCACCAAGCTGATTGGACACCAACCCCAGGTATTGGCTTGAATAATATTAAAATGTTTGTTGATGGTGTCATGCAATTTCCAACAATGACAGCGTCGTTATTGCAGCCATACCGCATTAATCAAGGCACAGATGACACGCCTAATTGGGTAGAAACGGATAACTATGGTGATCTGTATTTCACAGCTGAAATTCTTGATGAATTAATGGAAAAAATTGCCGCAGCAGGCTATGACCCTCACTTGCATACTGTTGGTGAAGGTGCCGTTTCCATCGTATTAGATGCGATTGAAAAAATGCGAGCAGCGCACCCAGAAAAAGATATTCGCCCAGGACTCGCTCACAATGAATTAGTCCATGCGGATGATTACGCCCGTTTTGCGCGCTTAAAAACCATCGCTTGTTTATCTTTCCAGTGGGCAGCCCCAACTCCAGAGCTAGCGGCTTTTGAGAAAAAAATGCTCGGTGATGAACGTTTTGAGCAACTTGAACCCATCGCTAAGTTTGTCGATGCTGGCGCGGTTGTTGCATTTGGTAGTGACTGGCCAATCGATGATTTCGATGAGTGGTATGATTTAAAAGTCGCAGCGACACGCCGTGGCCGCGATATTAATGGTCAAAAAGCACCGAGACTCGATAATGACCGAGACTTGACGGTAATTGAAGTTTTGCGCTCTGCAACCATTGACTCTGCTTATGCACAGCACCGTGAAGATGTACTCGGCTCATTAGAGGCTGGAAAATTTGCTGATATGATTGTATTGGATCGCAATGTATTTGAGATCCCTGCTGATGATATTGAAAATGTAAAAGTATTACGTACAATTATTGGTGGAAAAACTGTACATATTGCTTAA
- a CDS encoding 2OG-Fe(II) oxygenase: MSMDKLIDSLSSQGWYVWDDFMSLQHIQAIKNSIPDTLQDARIGRGDTLQGNKSIRADQTVWLEPEMGEPIVNYLDKMEQVRQELNCQLYLGLRDFETHFCRYPNGGFYKKHVDNPRGQGRRKVTTVLYMNETWQAGDGGELVVYDKENNQLFELEPLAGRMIFFMSEEFPHEVLPTQQKRESIAGWFLTEKLL; this comes from the coding sequence ATGTCAATGGATAAACTTATTGATTCACTTTCCTCACAAGGTTGGTATGTGTGGGACGATTTCATGAGCCTGCAACATATACAAGCCATCAAAAATAGTATTCCAGATACCCTACAGGATGCACGTATTGGGCGCGGTGATACCTTACAAGGAAATAAAAGTATTCGTGCTGATCAAACTGTTTGGCTAGAACCTGAAATGGGGGAGCCTATCGTTAATTATCTCGATAAAATGGAGCAGGTTAGGCAAGAGCTTAACTGCCAGCTTTATCTTGGTCTGCGTGATTTTGAAACGCATTTCTGCCGTTATCCTAATGGTGGATTTTATAAAAAGCATGTTGATAACCCAAGAGGACAAGGGCGTCGCAAGGTAACCACTGTTTTGTATATGAATGAAACATGGCAAGCTGGAGATGGAGGTGAACTTGTTGTCTATGATAAAGAAAACAATCAATTGTTTGAATTGGAACCGCTTGCAGGTCGAATGATTTTTTTTATGTCTGAAGAATTTCCACATGAAGTGTTACCGACTCAACAAAAACGAGAAAGTATCGCAGGCTGGTTTTTAACAGAAAAATTACTCTAA